From the Archangium lipolyticum genome, the window TCGTCTCCGTGATGCGGAAGCGCATCCGGTCCAGCTCGTGGAGCAGGTCGTTGGGGAACTCCAGGTCCGCCTTGTCCACCTCGTCGATGAGCAGCACCACGCGCTCGCGGGAGGCGAAGGCCTCGCCCAAGGGGCCCATGCGGATGTAGCGGCGGATGTCCCGCACGTCCCCGTCATTGAAGCGCGAGTCGTACAGGCGCTGCACGGTGTCGTAGACGTACAGGCCGTCCTGGGCGCGCGTGGTGCTCTTCACGTGCCAGGTGAGCAGGCGCAGGCCCAGGCTCTCGGCGACGGCCTCGGCCAGCAGCGTCTTGCCGGTGCCGGGCTCGCCGCGCACCAGCAGCGGACGCTGGAGCGTCAGCGCGCAGTTGACTGCGGCCTGGAGGCCTTCGCTGGAGAGGTAGGTATCGGTTCCGCGGAAACGGGAAGGAGAGGACGTCATGCCCTCTCCTTCTAACACCGACCCGCCCCCGACGCCTGCCTGTCCGCTAGTTGTTGGCGGTGTTGCTCACCTGAAGCGTTGGGTCCACGTCGAGGCGGCGGCCCTCGAAGCGCAGCGTGGCATCACAACCGGGAGTGCAACCGGGGCCTGTGCAGGAGAAGCTCAGCGCGAGCGTGCCCTCCACGGTCTCCCCCAGCTTGTCGAAGGTGTAGGTGGCCCGTGAGGTGCGGCTGGGATTGGCCTGCGTCCGCTCGGCGGTGAAGGTCGGCTTCTTGGCGTCGCCGGTGCTCACGAGGGCGTCGCCCTGGATGAGCACCTGGGAGCTGCCCAGCTGGTAGTTGATGTTGCCCACCTGCAGGTACTTCCGGTCATCCACTCCGTCCCAGATGATCCACTGTCCGACATCGACCACGTTGGTCGTCCTGTCCGAGGGCCCCTCGCCCGAGCTGTAACAGGCACCGGAGACCTCATCCAGCGGCGACCGGTCGATGGCCACGCGGTAGTACTTCGGCTGCTCACCACAGCCCAGCAGGCCGCCCGCGGCCACGGCCATCGCCACACACAGCGTCGAACGCAGGTTCATGCGCTTCCTCTTCGGGTTGGGCGCGGAGCAACCGCGCCGGAGTCAAGGCCCACTGCCAGACAGAGGGCGGTCCGTACGTCTCCGGGGGGAGCGAGCAACCCCGGACGCGGCGCAATACCCCTCCCCCGGGGCCGCGCGCAAGGCTGGGGCGCTCCCACTGGGAAATGGGAGGCAATAGTTTCCCCCTACTTCCCGCCTCCACAGGACGAACGAGCGAGCATGGCCGACACGCCTCTACGCATCGTCAGCTACAACGTCCGCTACTTCGGACATGCCCTGCGCGGGCTCGCCAGCACGCTGGGGCCCAAGCGCCGGGTGGCCGCGGCCCTGGCCGCGATCGATCCCCTCCCGGACATCATCTGCCTGCAGGAGGTGGAGACGCAGTCGTTCCGCAGCAGCGTCGCCCACCGGCGGGCCCGCCCCGACGAGACGCAGCTGGAGGCCTTCATGAGGCGCATGGAGGAGACGTTCGCCAACCTGCGCCGGCCCATGCCCTACGAGGCCTTCTACTTCCGCGCCCACCACTACAAGCTGGGCGAGTTCTCGCTCTACACCACCGGGCTGGCCATCCTCGTCAACGTCCAGCGGCTCGCGGTGGACACCCACAACGTGGACTCGCCCCACCACATCACGCACCACCACGTGCGGATGCTGCGCGAGCGCAAGCAGAGCCGCATCTGCGCGCACATGCGCCTGCTGCGCAGGGACAACGGTCTCCCGCTCCATGTCTTCAACACCCACCTGAGCCTGCCCACCCCCTTCTCCCGCGCCTTCTGGGCCACCCGGGAGAAGATGGGCAACGGCATCAACCAGCTCCACGAGGCACGCGCCCTGGCCCAGCTGGTGCGTGCCAGAGCGGCCGGGGAACCCTTCCTCGTCTGCGGGGACTTCAACTCCCCCCCCGCCTCGCCCGTGTTCCACTACCTGTGCGACGAGGCCTGTCTCACCGATGCCCAGGTGGCGGTGGGGCAGATCGATCCACGGCTCTCACGGGGCTTCCCCACGGCCGGCTTCATGCACATGCGCATGCACCTGGACCACATCTTCTCCGGTGGAGGGGTGCGCTGGCTGGACGCCGACGAGACGCGTCCCTTCGGGGACACGCAAAGCCGCTTCCACGGCCTGTCGGACCACATGCCGCTCATCGCGCGCTTCCACCTCGAGCCACCAGCCGCGCACGCCGAAGCCGCCCCTCCCGCGCCAGGCTGAGCCCACGGCCGCCCGCTCGCCCTCCATGCCAGGACGCGGCCTTCCGAGACGTGGGCCGGTGGTACTCACGGCTCCGTGCCCTCATCTCCAACCTGTAATCTCTAGAGGAGGATCCGCGTGGTGGGAGGGATGTCCAGCAACGACTTCAGGGAGTTGATGGACGCCATGGCCGACCCGCTCGTGGCCTGCGATGGGGGCGAGTACGTCCTCTACCTGAACCCCGCCGCCGAGCGCCTGCTTGGCTGGACGCTGCCGGAGCTGGTGGGGCAGCCCTTCTCCCTTCTCCTCCCCTCACGGTTGTGCTCCTTCGATGGGCAGACCTTCCTGCGCTACCTGCTGGGCCGGCGGCGCGCGCTGAGTGGACGTCCCGTCCGGACGTCCCTGCTGCGCCGGGGCGGGCCGGAGATGGAGCTGGAGGTGACGGTGGGCAGCTCCGGAGAAGTCGGTGGGGAGCGCATCTCGCTGGTGCTGCGGCGTCCGCCCGAGTTCCCCGACTACACCCAGGAGCCGATGGAGCGGCTGTCCTCCGCGGTGCACACGCGCACGGTGAGCCCCATCTCCGCCGGGGAGCGCGCCTACCAGCTCGTCTTCGAGAACGCTCCGCTGGGGCTCCTGCACTTCGACACCACGCCCACCCTCCTCGCGTGCAACGACTACTTCGTGCGCATCCTGGGCTCGTCCAAGCGGATGCTCATCGGGCTGAACCTGCTCAGCCTCCAGAGCGAGTCGATCATGGGCTGTGTGCGCGACGTGCTCGACGGGCGACACGCGTACTTCGAGGGGGACTATCGCGCCGTCACCTCGGGCAAGGTCACCCCGGTGCGCGCCCGCTTCGCCCCCTGCTTCAACGAGAAGGGAGAGGTGGAGGGCGGCGTGGGCATCATCGAGGACATCACCGCGCAGCGGAGCGCGGAGGCCGAGCGGGGCCGCCTCCTGCGCGAGGCCCAGGAGGCCATCCGGGTACGCGACGACTTCCTCACCATCGCCTCGCACGAGCTGAAGACGCCCCTCACGCCGCTGTCGCTGCGGCTGGCCAGCCTGGAGCGGCGACTGGAGCGCAAGGAGCCGGTGGACCCCACGCTGCTGCGCCACGCCCGTCAGCACCTGGTGCGGCTGGCGGCGCTCATCAATGACCTGCTGGATGCCTCGCGCATCGAGGCCGGCCGGCTCGCACTGCACTTCGAGCCCATGCGGCTGGACAACATCGTGGAGCACGTGCTGACCGGCATGGACGCCGAGCGGGGCCAGCACCGCATCGACTACGCGCACCCGGCCGAGCCGGTGCGCATCCGGGGAGATCCCTATCGGCTCGAGCAGGTCATCGCCAACCTGCTGGAGAACGCGCTCAAGTACAGCCCCGGGGACAGCACCGTGCGTGTGACGTTGGACATGCGCGGCGACTTCGCGCTGCTCTCCGTGGCGGACGAGGGCATCGGGATACCTCGGGACCAGCAGGAGCTGCTCTTCGAGCGCTACTTCCGCGCCCGCAACGTCTCCGTCACGTCCTACGGCGGACTGGGACTGGGCCTCTACATCAGCCGCGACATCGTGGAGCGTCACGGGGGCCGCATATGGGTGGAGAGCGAGCTCGGCCGGGGTTCCACCTTCTACGTGGCCCTCCCCCTGCTGTCCGAGGCCAACCCCACGCCACCCGAGCCCACGCACCCCACCACCGGCTCGCCCCAGCAGGTGCACTGAGCCAATGAAGAGACCGGGCCCCGCCTCCCGTGAGGGAGGAGAGCCCGGCCTGGTTCACGACAGGGAGGCCGCGGGTTACCGGCGCCGGCGGCGGGCCAGGGCGAGGAACGTGCCCAGGCTCAACAGCACCAGCGAGGAGTCACCGCCCGTGGCCGAGCAGCCGAAGCCATCACCCAGGAAGGCGATGTCCCCGCCCGTGCCCGGGTTGGTGTCCTGGACGACGGTGAAGGTGCGGCCAGGAGAGACCGGGCTCTCGTTGCCAACCGGGTCCGAGGTGCGGACCGTCACCACGTGCGAGCCGGGCGTCAGCGGCTCGGTCGGCGTGTAGCTCCAGTTGCCATTCGCATCCACCGGGGCGGTGCCCACCACCTGTCCGTCGATGATGACGGTGACGGTGCCGCCGGGCTCCGCCGTGCCGGAGATGACCGGCGTGGAGGTGTCCACGGTCGCGCCGTCGGCCGGCGCGCTCACCACAGGGGCGGCCGCATGGGTGTCCACGGTCCAGGTGCGGGTGGCCGGGGTGGCGGACACGTTGCCCTGGGAATCACGAGCACGCACCTCGAGGGTGTGCGAACCCTCGGCCAGGTTGGAGAGAGAATGCGGGTTGGTGCACGGGACGAAGTCACCCGTGTTGTCCAGCCGGCACTCGTAGGAAACGCCCGGCTCCGAGGAGCTGAAGCCGAACGAGGCGTTCGAATCGCGGGTGACGCCCGACGGGCCCGAGGTGATGGAGATGTCCGGAGCCGTGGTGTCCACCGTGAAGGTGTTGGTGTTGGACTCGGGGCCGGGATTGCCCACCGCGTCCGTGGCCTGCGCCTTCACCGTGTGCTGGCCATCATCCAGCGCCTTGTCGGCCGGAACCGTCACGCTCCACTCGCCCGAGGCGTTGGCCTTCACCTGACCCACCTCTTTCCCGTCCACGTAGACGGTGACGGTGCTACCGGGCTCCGCCTTGCCCTCGAGCTCCGGCGTATGGGTGCCCACCGTCGTCCCGTTCGCGGGCGTCAGTACCTCCGGCGCGGCGGGAGCCGTGGAGTCCACGTAGAAGGTGCGCAGCGCGGACTCGGGGCCGGTGTTGCCCGCCTCATCCGTGGCCTGGGCCTTCACCGTGTGCTTGTCATCCAGCAGCACGCTCTTCGGCGTGTAGCTCCAATTGCCATCCGCATCCACGTCGACGATGTCCACGGGGATGTCGTCGAGGATGATCGTCACCCGGCTGTTCGCCTCGGCCTTACCGGTGATGACCGGCGTGGGACCCCTGACGAGGGCACCCTCGGTGGGCGTGAGCACCTCGGGAGCCGCGGGCTCGGTGGTGTCCACGTAGAAGACGCGCGGCACGGGCGACACGGGGCTCTCGTTGCCCGCCGCGTCCCTGGCCCGGGTCTCCACCTGGTTCCTGTCCTCGGGCAGCGGCGTCGTCGGCGTGTAGCTCCACTTGCCGTCCGCACCCGCCTTCACCGGGCCATACTCCTCGCCGTTGATGATGACCGTCACATCGACGCCGGGCTCCGCCGTTCCCGTGATCTC encodes:
- a CDS encoding AAA family ATPase; its protein translation is MTSSPSRFRGTDTYLSSEGLQAAVNCALTLQRPLLVRGEPGTGKTLLAEAVAESLGLRLLTWHVKSTTRAQDGLYVYDTVQRLYDSRFNDGDVRDIRRYIRMGPLGEAFASRERVVLLIDEVDKADLEFPNDLLHELDRMRFRITETNEEVVATQRPVVIITSNNEKELPDAFLRRCVFHFIDFPDQELMRRIVAVHHPGLDAALTEQALKIFYELRGFTRLRKRPSTSELVDWIAVLKANGVTDVKLEDNLPFLGALLKREQDLMAVAEAFGRGRRTKA
- a CDS encoding sensor histidine kinase; translation: MSSNDFRELMDAMADPLVACDGGEYVLYLNPAAERLLGWTLPELVGQPFSLLLPSRLCSFDGQTFLRYLLGRRRALSGRPVRTSLLRRGGPEMELEVTVGSSGEVGGERISLVLRRPPEFPDYTQEPMERLSSAVHTRTVSPISAGERAYQLVFENAPLGLLHFDTTPTLLACNDYFVRILGSSKRMLIGLNLLSLQSESIMGCVRDVLDGRHAYFEGDYRAVTSGKVTPVRARFAPCFNEKGEVEGGVGIIEDITAQRSAEAERGRLLREAQEAIRVRDDFLTIASHELKTPLTPLSLRLASLERRLERKEPVDPTLLRHARQHLVRLAALINDLLDASRIEAGRLALHFEPMRLDNIVEHVLTGMDAERGQHRIDYAHPAEPVRIRGDPYRLEQVIANLLENALKYSPGDSTVRVTLDMRGDFALLSVADEGIGIPRDQQELLFERYFRARNVSVTSYGGLGLGLYISRDIVERHGGRIWVESELGRGSTFYVALPLLSEANPTPPEPTHPTTGSPQQVH
- a CDS encoding endonuclease/exonuclease/phosphatase family protein, which encodes MADTPLRIVSYNVRYFGHALRGLASTLGPKRRVAAALAAIDPLPDIICLQEVETQSFRSSVAHRRARPDETQLEAFMRRMEETFANLRRPMPYEAFYFRAHHYKLGEFSLYTTGLAILVNVQRLAVDTHNVDSPHHITHHHVRMLRERKQSRICAHMRLLRRDNGLPLHVFNTHLSLPTPFSRAFWATREKMGNGINQLHEARALAQLVRARAAGEPFLVCGDFNSPPASPVFHYLCDEACLTDAQVAVGQIDPRLSRGFPTAGFMHMRMHLDHIFSGGGVRWLDADETRPFGDTQSRFHGLSDHMPLIARFHLEPPAAHAEAAPPAPG